A DNA window from Halorubrum sp. DM2 contains the following coding sequences:
- a CDS encoding ABC transporter permease has product MTDRQTHDERGRIRISGFDSDRVRDREPMSDWTDESSGETVGRWRRGFRKFKRNRSAMGALVIVVLMSLAAFFARPIEMFGMVVQPFSLAPYDPTTILYLQDPAVEVYDPPSWEYPMGVDGSGRDLFSRILVGGRYSLSIGFIVVGLTGSFGLIYGSISGYYGGNVDELMMRIVDTIFAFPGLILALIIVAILGGGYWQLVLAFSLFGWAGYGRLVRGEVLKIKENEYVMAAKALGARDRSVVFRHIAPNAMPPLIVLASLNIGSVVIGVAALGFLGLGLDPSSAEWGTMLNATRSTLIQGPGGQIPWWATVYPGAAIFIFVMSMNMIGDGINDALDAQQTGVGRGGED; this is encoded by the coding sequence ATGACTGACCGACAAACTCACGACGAACGCGGCCGGATCCGCATCTCTGGATTCGATTCGGACCGCGTCAGAGACCGAGAGCCGATGTCCGACTGGACCGACGAATCGAGCGGCGAAACCGTCGGCCGCTGGCGGCGCGGCTTCCGGAAGTTCAAGCGGAACCGCTCCGCGATGGGCGCGCTCGTCATCGTCGTCCTGATGTCGCTGGCGGCGTTCTTCGCCCGTCCCATCGAGATGTTCGGCATGGTCGTCCAACCGTTCTCGTTGGCTCCGTACGACCCCACGACTATCCTGTACCTCCAAGACCCGGCCGTCGAGGTGTATGACCCACCCAGCTGGGAGTACCCGATGGGCGTCGACGGCTCCGGCCGCGACCTGTTCTCGCGGATCCTCGTCGGGGGCCGCTACAGCCTCTCGATCGGCTTTATCGTCGTCGGACTCACAGGGTCGTTCGGGCTGATCTACGGTTCCATCTCGGGCTACTACGGCGGCAACGTCGACGAGCTGATGATGCGGATCGTCGACACTATCTTCGCGTTCCCCGGGCTCATCTTAGCGCTCATCATCGTCGCCATCCTCGGCGGCGGCTACTGGCAGCTCGTCTTGGCGTTCAGCCTCTTCGGCTGGGCGGGGTACGGCCGTCTGGTGAGAGGGGAAGTACTGAAGATCAAAGAAAACGAGTATGTGATGGCGGCGAAAGCGCTCGGCGCGCGCGACCGCTCGGTCGTCTTCAGACACATCGCTCCCAACGCGATGCCGCCGCTCATCGTCTTGGCGTCGCTCAACATCGGGAGCGTCGTCATTGGCGTCGCAGCGCTCGGTTTCCTCGGACTCGGGTTAGACCCCAGTTCGGCCGAGTGGGGCACCATGCTGAACGCCACGCGGTCGACGCTCATCCAGGGACCGGGCGGCCAGATCCCTTGGTGGGCGACGGTCTACCCCGGTGCGGCGATCTTCATCTTCGTGATGTCAATGAACATGATCGGTGACGGTATCAACGACGCACTGGACGCACAGCAGACGGGTGTCGGCCGCGGAGGTGAGGACTGA
- a CDS encoding oligopeptide/dipeptide ABC transporter ATP-binding protein: MSSAEPILRVEGLEKYYDSTGGFVDKLLGRSQWVKAVDGVDLELHEGETLGVVGESGCGKTTLGRSMLRLVEPTGGSVYYKGEDITDLSSSDLRNLRKDVQYIFQDPFSSLNPRLTVGDIIGEPLDIHDIASGEERKERIYELLETVGLNPSHANRYPHEFSGGQRQRIGIARALAVDPEVIVCDEPVSALDVSVQAQILNLMENLQEEFGLSYVFIAHDLSVVEHISDRIAVMYLGEIAEIAPTEEVFEPPYHPYSEALLSAIPEPDPLWEGEQIFLSGTVPSPLDPPSGCRFHTRCPKVIRDADYDLSQETWRSIMDMKLRTREADAVGSVTAELESEVTGSRTDPTDASREQFGRMVRTEFDLPDRLSDDDAEAAVSEAIDLLRDEELSAAATALDDAFTSPCSTHEPDAYEVSDDHHISCLRFDDRFDDERDVFGNAA, from the coding sequence ATGAGTAGCGCCGAACCGATCCTCCGAGTCGAGGGGTTAGAGAAGTACTACGACTCGACCGGCGGGTTCGTCGACAAGCTTCTCGGTCGGTCGCAGTGGGTGAAAGCGGTCGACGGCGTCGACCTCGAACTCCACGAGGGCGAGACGCTCGGCGTCGTCGGCGAGTCCGGGTGCGGGAAGACGACGCTCGGACGCAGCATGCTCCGCTTGGTCGAGCCGACGGGCGGCTCCGTCTATTACAAGGGCGAAGACATCACGGACCTATCCAGCTCCGACCTCCGGAACCTCCGGAAGGACGTCCAGTACATCTTCCAGGACCCGTTCTCCAGCCTGAACCCGCGGCTGACGGTCGGCGACATCATCGGCGAGCCGCTCGACATCCACGACATCGCGAGCGGCGAAGAGCGGAAAGAGCGGATCTACGAACTACTCGAAACCGTCGGCCTGAACCCGAGCCACGCGAACCGCTATCCGCACGAGTTCTCCGGCGGTCAGCGCCAGCGGATCGGCATCGCCCGCGCGCTCGCCGTCGATCCCGAGGTGATCGTCTGCGACGAGCCGGTGTCCGCGCTCGACGTGAGCGTTCAAGCGCAGATCCTCAACCTCATGGAGAACCTCCAAGAGGAGTTCGGGCTCTCCTACGTGTTCATCGCTCACGACCTCAGCGTCGTCGAGCACATCTCCGACCGGATCGCGGTGATGTATCTCGGCGAGATCGCCGAGATCGCGCCGACGGAGGAGGTGTTCGAGCCACCGTACCACCCGTACTCGGAGGCGCTCCTCTCCGCGATTCCCGAACCAGACCCGCTCTGGGAGGGCGAGCAGATCTTCCTGTCCGGGACCGTTCCCTCCCCGCTGGACCCGCCGTCGGGCTGCCGGTTCCACACCCGATGTCCGAAGGTGATCCGCGACGCCGACTACGACCTCTCGCAGGAGACGTGGCGGTCGATCATGGACATGAAGCTCCGGACGCGGGAGGCGGACGCCGTCGGGTCGGTGACGGCGGAGCTCGAAAGCGAGGTGACGGGATCGCGAACGGACCCGACGGACGCGTCGCGCGAGCAGTTCGGTCGGATGGTCCGCACCGAGTTCGACCTCCCGGACCGCCTGTCGGACGACGACGCGGAGGCCGCGGTCTCGGAGGCGATCGATCTGCTTCGCGACGAAGAGCTCTCCGCGGCGGCGACGGCGTTGGACGACGCGTTCACCTCGCCGTGTTCGACGCACGAGCCGGACGCGTACGAGGTGAGCGACGACCACCACATCTCGTGTCTCCGGTTCGACGACCGGTTCGACGACGAGCGGGACGTCTTCGGTAACGCGGCGTAA
- the dnaK gene encoding molecular chaperone DnaK, whose translation MASNKILGIDLGTTNSAFAVMEGDEPEIIANAEGDRTTPSVVAFADDDERLVGKPAKNQAVQNPDRTIQSIKRHMGEDGYTVEIGDEEYTPEQVSAMILQKIKRDAEEYLGDDVEKAVITVPAYFNDKQRQATKDAGEIAGFEVERIVNEPTAASMAYGLDDESDQTVLVYDLGGGTFDVSVLDLGGGVYEVVATNGDNDLGGDDWDEALIDHLADEFKNDHGIDLRDDRQALQRLKDAAEEAKIELSNKKETTVNLPFITATDSGPVHLEDSVTRATFENLTSDLIERTVEPTEQALSDAGYSKSDIDEVILVGGSTRMPQVQEKVEELVGQEPKKNVNPDEAVALGAAVQGGVLSGDVDDIVLLDVTPLSLGIEVKGGLFERLIEKNTTIPTEESKVFTTAADNQTSVNVRVFQGEREIAEENELLGAFQLSGIPPAPAGTPQIEVSFNIDENGIVNVEAEDQGSGNAESITIEGGVGLSDEEIEEMQEEAEKHKEEDEARRERIEARNEAETTIQRAETLLEENEEELDDDELVADIEAAIEDVEDVLEDEDADTDEIESATEALTEELQEIGKQMYEGQAAQAGPGGAGGAGPGGMGGMGGAGGPGGAAGPDADADDEEYVDADFEDVDDDEE comes from the coding sequence ATGGCGAGCAACAAAATTCTCGGTATCGACCTCGGTACCACCAACTCCGCGTTCGCGGTGATGGAAGGCGACGAGCCGGAGATCATCGCGAACGCCGAGGGCGACCGGACGACGCCCTCGGTCGTCGCGTTCGCTGACGACGACGAGCGCCTCGTCGGCAAGCCGGCGAAGAATCAGGCCGTCCAGAACCCCGACCGCACGATCCAGTCGATCAAGCGGCACATGGGCGAGGACGGCTACACCGTCGAGATCGGCGACGAGGAGTACACGCCCGAGCAGGTCTCGGCGATGATCCTCCAGAAGATCAAACGCGACGCCGAGGAGTACCTGGGCGACGACGTCGAGAAGGCGGTCATCACCGTCCCCGCGTACTTCAACGACAAGCAGCGGCAGGCGACAAAAGACGCCGGTGAGATCGCCGGCTTCGAGGTCGAGCGCATCGTCAACGAGCCGACCGCGGCGTCCATGGCGTACGGCCTCGACGACGAGTCCGACCAGACCGTCCTCGTGTACGATCTCGGCGGCGGCACGTTCGACGTGTCGGTCCTCGATCTCGGCGGCGGCGTCTACGAGGTTGTCGCCACGAACGGGGACAACGACCTCGGCGGCGACGACTGGGACGAGGCGCTCATCGACCACCTCGCCGACGAGTTCAAAAACGACCACGGGATCGACCTCCGCGACGACCGGCAGGCGCTCCAGCGCCTGAAGGACGCCGCCGAGGAGGCGAAGATCGAGCTGTCGAACAAGAAGGAGACGACCGTCAACCTCCCCTTCATCACCGCGACCGACAGCGGTCCGGTCCACCTCGAAGACTCCGTCACCCGCGCGACGTTCGAGAACCTCACCTCGGACCTCATCGAGCGCACCGTCGAGCCGACCGAACAGGCGCTCTCGGACGCCGGCTACTCGAAGTCGGACATCGACGAGGTCATCCTCGTCGGTGGCTCCACCCGGATGCCGCAGGTTCAAGAGAAGGTCGAGGAGCTGGTCGGGCAGGAGCCGAAGAAGAACGTCAACCCCGACGAGGCGGTCGCGCTCGGCGCGGCGGTCCAGGGCGGCGTGCTCTCCGGCGACGTCGACGACATCGTCCTGCTGGACGTGACGCCGCTCTCGCTCGGCATCGAGGTGAAGGGCGGGCTCTTCGAGCGGCTCATCGAGAAGAACACCACCATCCCGACAGAGGAGTCGAAGGTGTTCACCACGGCCGCGGACAACCAGACCTCAGTCAACGTCCGCGTCTTCCAGGGCGAACGCGAGATCGCCGAGGAGAACGAGCTCCTCGGCGCGTTCCAGCTCTCCGGCATCCCGCCGGCTCCCGCCGGAACGCCCCAGATCGAGGTCTCGTTCAACATCGACGAGAACGGCATCGTCAACGTTGAGGCCGAGGATCAGGGCTCCGGTAACGCCGAGTCGATCACCATCGAGGGCGGCGTCGGCCTCTCCGACGAGGAGATCGAGGAGATGCAAGAGGAGGCCGAGAAGCACAAGGAAGAGGACGAGGCCCGCCGCGAGCGGATCGAGGCTCGGAACGAGGCCGAGACGACGATCCAGCGCGCGGAGACCCTCCTCGAAGAGAACGAGGAGGAGCTCGACGACGACGAGCTCGTCGCGGACATCGAGGCGGCCATCGAGGACGTCGAGGACGTGCTCGAAGACGAGGACGCCGACACCGACGAGATCGAGTCCGCCACCGAGGCGCTCACCGAGGAGCTTCAGGAGATCGGCAAGCAGATGTACGAGGGACAGGCCGCGCAGGCCGGTCCGGGCGGCGCTGGCGGCGCTGGTCCCGGCGGTATGGGCGGCATGGGCGGTGCCGGCGGCCCCGGCGGCGCGGCGGGCCCCGATGCCGACGCGGACGACGAGGAGTACGTCGACGCCGACTTCGAAGACGTGGACGACGACGAGGAGTAG
- the dnaJ gene encoding molecular chaperone DnaJ, producing the protein MSEDFYDVLGVSRDASEEEIKKAYRKQAAEHHPDVSDDENAEERFKKIQKAKEVLTDDQKRQQYDQMGHDRFTEADKRGATGGGGPGGAGGPFGGAGGAGGAGGFEDIFNQFFGGGGGRGRGGGGGGNRPRQGRDLKTGLTIDLEEAFEGATKEVTLTRPTECATCDGAGHPPDADVETCPQCNGRGQVQQVQQTPLGRVQQTSTCPRCEGEGELYSEDCGDCGGDGVVREEATLSVEIPAGIRSGQSLRMEREGAPGENGGPKGDLLIEVDVDVGERFERDGDDLRVNEAVSFPQAVFGDTVEVETVDGTVEMDVPAGTQSGETFRLQGKGMPRLRRRGRGDLYVQVAVVVPESLNDDQREALEAFAEAGGEDIDVGGGFFEKLKSSF; encoded by the coding sequence ATGAGCGAAGATTTCTACGACGTCCTCGGCGTGTCGCGGGACGCCAGCGAGGAGGAGATCAAGAAGGCGTACCGCAAGCAGGCCGCCGAACACCACCCCGACGTCAGCGACGACGAGAACGCCGAGGAGCGGTTCAAGAAGATCCAGAAGGCCAAGGAGGTGCTCACCGACGACCAGAAGCGCCAGCAGTACGACCAGATGGGTCACGACCGCTTCACCGAGGCCGACAAGCGCGGCGCGACCGGGGGCGGCGGTCCCGGCGGCGCGGGCGGTCCCTTCGGCGGTGCCGGCGGTGCCGGCGGCGCTGGCGGGTTCGAGGACATCTTCAATCAGTTCTTCGGCGGCGGTGGCGGTCGCGGACGGGGTGGCGGCGGGGGCGGCAACCGGCCGCGGCAGGGCCGCGACCTCAAGACCGGGCTGACGATCGACCTCGAAGAGGCGTTCGAGGGCGCAACGAAGGAGGTCACGCTCACGCGGCCGACCGAGTGCGCCACCTGCGACGGCGCGGGCCACCCGCCCGACGCCGACGTGGAGACCTGTCCGCAGTGTAACGGGCGCGGACAGGTCCAGCAGGTCCAGCAGACGCCGCTCGGGCGCGTCCAGCAGACTTCGACGTGTCCCCGCTGTGAGGGCGAGGGCGAACTGTACAGCGAGGACTGCGGCGACTGCGGCGGCGACGGCGTCGTCCGCGAGGAGGCGACGCTCTCGGTCGAGATCCCGGCGGGCATCCGCTCGGGACAGAGCCTCCGCATGGAGCGCGAGGGCGCGCCCGGCGAGAACGGCGGCCCGAAGGGCGACCTGCTGATCGAGGTCGATGTCGACGTCGGCGAGCGGTTCGAACGCGACGGCGACGACCTCCGCGTCAACGAAGCGGTCTCCTTCCCGCAGGCCGTCTTCGGTGACACCGTCGAGGTTGAGACGGTCGACGGCACCGTCGAAATGGACGTCCCCGCCGGCACGCAGAGCGGCGAGACGTTCCGGCTTCAGGGGAAGGGGATGCCCCGGCTCCGTCGTCGCGGGCGGGGGGACCTCTACGTCCAAGTCGCGGTCGTCGTCCCCGAGTCGCTCAACGACGACCAGCGTGAGGCGCTGGAGGCGTTCGCCGAGGCCGGCGGCGAGGACATCGACGTCGGCGGCGGCTTCTTCGAGAAGCTGAAGAGCTCGTTCTGA
- a CDS encoding ABC transporter substrate-binding protein, which translates to MVELIAESMEQTGYFNTTVETYEWNTYLGRILDPEYQNNGFIPCVGLSGTFNPESFCNALHHSDNVGQCCNLNGISDPELDELMDSARYGVEVAEDSELRAERYDEVWNYLAEERYSSITHFGLSTAVSNTDVHGFEMWPFAEGTYSYNMFAPQDEQIMWLDRDNAAGDSELSDLTEGGTMSIAVGANIDSFDPPYSNDTTSTLAQGFIFEGLIANDTRGNIHPWLAESYELLDTNDIDRTAYADYMSTVGTTEEGAVDADQVIVQHPEDNPAEDDEVRVLLPDDAIEAAEDGTYGMQYRYNLQEGVEFHNGDELTAEDVVATYEYTQNSDISAQTFDSVLAAVQVDEYTVDLYAQIADAEAERELPGLSILNATQIEEIEASNEGTGEGERNIIDPRDDNIPIGTGPYEFSEFEDEQYYEVTKFDNYWTEQKGVSEAFSWFDGSSDFPDGPVIDGFEVEIVPDDSTRSGALQNGEIDSTYGLETSTLDDFGASDDYIIHSVETGGYDYIQYPVNVAPFDDARLRKAINHLIPRERIVENIYNGYARAAWTDLPQLAQGTGTTDYEALEEEIRPTNEYDPERAQELLDQVAADN; encoded by the coding sequence ATGGTCGAACTCATAGCCGAGTCGATGGAGCAGACCGGCTACTTCAACACGACCGTCGAGACGTACGAGTGGAACACGTACCTCGGCCGTATCCTTGACCCTGAATACCAGAACAACGGATTTATTCCCTGTGTTGGGCTTTCCGGGACGTTTAACCCGGAGAGCTTCTGTAACGCTCTCCATCACTCGGATAACGTTGGTCAGTGCTGTAACCTCAACGGAATCAGTGATCCCGAGCTGGATGAACTGATGGATTCCGCACGGTACGGCGTTGAGGTTGCCGAGGATTCCGAACTTCGTGCCGAACGCTACGACGAGGTGTGGAATTACCTCGCGGAAGAGCGGTACAGTTCGATTACCCACTTCGGTCTTTCGACCGCCGTCTCAAATACGGACGTTCACGGCTTCGAGATGTGGCCCTTCGCGGAAGGAACGTACAGCTACAACATGTTCGCGCCGCAGGACGAACAGATCATGTGGCTTGACCGTGACAACGCCGCGGGCGACTCCGAGCTCTCTGACCTCACAGAGGGCGGTACGATGAGCATCGCGGTCGGCGCGAACATCGACTCGTTCGATCCGCCGTACAGCAACGACACGACGTCAACGCTGGCGCAGGGATTCATCTTCGAAGGGCTGATCGCCAACGATACTCGAGGCAATATTCACCCGTGGCTTGCCGAGAGCTACGAACTACTCGACACGAACGACATCGACCGGACCGCGTACGCGGATTACATGTCGACCGTCGGGACGACCGAAGAGGGCGCGGTAGATGCGGACCAAGTCATCGTCCAGCATCCCGAGGACAATCCGGCCGAGGACGACGAGGTCCGCGTCCTGCTCCCCGACGATGCCATCGAGGCAGCCGAGGACGGCACCTACGGAATGCAGTACCGGTACAACCTTCAAGAGGGTGTCGAGTTCCACAACGGCGACGAACTCACTGCGGAAGACGTCGTCGCGACCTACGAGTACACGCAGAACTCGGACATCTCCGCACAGACATTCGATTCGGTACTGGCGGCCGTCCAGGTGGACGAGTACACCGTCGATCTGTACGCGCAGATCGCCGACGCTGAAGCCGAACGCGAACTCCCCGGTCTGAGCATTCTCAACGCCACGCAGATCGAAGAGATCGAAGCGTCCAACGAAGGGACAGGCGAGGGCGAGCGGAATATCATCGACCCCCGGGACGACAACATCCCCATTGGGACGGGTCCCTACGAGTTTTCCGAGTTCGAAGACGAGCAGTACTACGAGGTCACGAAGTTCGACAACTACTGGACCGAACAGAAAGGCGTCAGCGAGGCGTTCAGCTGGTTCGACGGCTCCAGCGACTTCCCGGACGGTCCCGTCATCGACGGCTTCGAGGTCGAGATTGTTCCCGACGACTCCACCCGGTCTGGGGCGCTTCAGAACGGCGAGATCGACTCTACGTACGGGCTAGAAACGTCGACTCTTGACGACTTCGGTGCTTCGGATGATTACATCATTCACAGCGTCGAAACCGGTGGATACGACTATATCCAGTATCCGGTCAACGTGGCCCCGTTCGACGATGCGCGTCTTCGGAAGGCGATCAATCATCTGATCCCACGCGAGCGAATCGTCGAAAACATCTACAACGGCTACGCCCGCGCCGCGTGGACGGATCTCCCTCAGCTGGCGCAGGGAACCGGAACCACCGACTACGAGGCGCTCGAAGAAGAGATCCGTCCGACGAACGAGTACGACCCCGAGCGCGCCCAAGAGCTGCTTGATCAGGTCGCCGCGGACAACTGA
- a CDS encoding ABC transporter ATP-binding protein — MALLEVKDLTVRFYTQEGVVTAVDDLSFRIEKGEKFGVVGESGAGKSVTALSVLRLIDSPGRIESGEILFKGEDLLEMSESEIRSIRGNEVSMIFQDAQTALNPVYTVGGQIAEAIEHHLDYTSKEAKARTIQLLDRVGIPEAEERFSDYPHEFSGGMQQRAIIAMALSCDPDLIVADEPTTALDVTIEAQILDELRELADEFDTAIQLITHDLGVIAEVCDRVMVMYAGKPVEKAPVEELYYDPKHPYTVGLMSSIPRVSDKRERLQTIPGVMPDLVQLPSGCSFHPRCPFAEEKCTRKEPPLTDVESGAEATLDTEHAAACLEYTEGLSQGLTYSVETTGPADGAAVQYVEGDRDE; from the coding sequence ATGGCGCTGCTCGAAGTGAAGGACCTCACCGTCCGATTTTACACCCAAGAGGGCGTGGTAACGGCTGTCGACGACCTCTCGTTCCGCATCGAGAAGGGCGAGAAGTTCGGCGTGGTCGGCGAGAGCGGCGCGGGCAAAAGCGTCACCGCACTCTCCGTGTTGCGACTGATCGACAGTCCGGGCCGGATCGAGAGCGGAGAGATCCTGTTCAAAGGCGAGGACCTGCTGGAGATGTCCGAGTCGGAGATCCGCTCGATCCGCGGCAACGAGGTATCGATGATCTTTCAGGACGCACAGACGGCGCTCAACCCGGTATACACGGTGGGCGGGCAGATCGCGGAGGCGATCGAACACCACTTGGACTACACGTCCAAGGAGGCGAAGGCGCGAACGATTCAGCTGCTCGACCGCGTCGGTATCCCGGAGGCCGAAGAGCGGTTCTCCGACTACCCGCACGAGTTCTCGGGCGGGATGCAACAGCGGGCGATCATCGCGATGGCCCTGTCGTGTGACCCCGACCTGATCGTCGCGGACGAGCCGACGACCGCGCTCGACGTGACCATCGAGGCGCAGATCCTCGACGAACTCAGGGAGCTGGCCGACGAGTTCGACACGGCGATTCAGCTCATCACCCACGACCTCGGCGTCATCGCCGAGGTCTGTGACCGCGTCATGGTGATGTACGCCGGGAAACCGGTCGAGAAGGCACCGGTCGAGGAGCTGTACTACGACCCCAAACACCCGTACACGGTCGGACTCATGAGCTCGATCCCCCGCGTCAGCGACAAGCGGGAGCGGCTCCAGACGATTCCGGGCGTGATGCCCGACCTCGTTCAGCTTCCCTCCGGGTGTAGCTTCCACCCGCGCTGTCCGTTCGCCGAGGAGAAGTGTACGCGCAAGGAGCCGCCGCTCACCGACGTCGAGTCGGGAGCGGAGGCCACTCTCGACACGGAACACGCCGCGGCCTGTCTCGAGTACACGGAGGGGCTCTCGCAGGGGCTCACGTACTCCGTCGAGACGACCGGCCCGGCGGACGGCGCGGCCGTGCAGTACGTCGAGGGTGATCGCGATGAGTAG
- a CDS encoding ABC transporter permease: protein MSLQRFILKRTLSIIPIMFGVSVITFGLFHLTPGDPVTQLVALNPDVSPAEEAALRERWGLSGPVWEQYLNWISNVLVGDFGQELQTGREVSEIVWARLPETIALGLFGWAFALVIAIPAGIYAAVNKDNLGDTVSRFLALSGISIPNFWLGLMLILIFSLYLGLFPVLPPSRQSLLSPEMLWYLILPGLTIGTASAASIMRVMRTSMTEELNKEYVTAARAKGLPERTVILKHVLRNSLISVVTLAATLTASIVAGSVVVEVVFNWPGLGREFIDAINQREINVVMAITLFTGFFVILANLVADIVYAALDPRIRYD, encoded by the coding sequence ATGAGCCTCCAACGTTTCATACTAAAACGCACGCTGTCGATAATCCCCATCATGTTCGGGGTGTCGGTGATCACGTTCGGGCTGTTTCACCTGACTCCCGGCGATCCGGTCACGCAGCTGGTCGCGTTGAACCCGGATGTGAGTCCGGCGGAAGAGGCTGCGCTTCGCGAACGGTGGGGGCTTTCCGGCCCCGTTTGGGAGCAGTACCTGAACTGGATCTCGAACGTGCTCGTCGGTGACTTCGGACAGGAGCTCCAGACGGGCCGCGAGGTCTCGGAGATCGTGTGGGCGCGACTTCCGGAGACCATCGCGCTCGGCCTCTTCGGGTGGGCGTTCGCGCTGGTCATCGCCATTCCGGCGGGGATCTACGCGGCGGTCAACAAGGACAATCTCGGGGACACCGTTAGCCGTTTCCTCGCCCTGTCCGGCATCTCGATCCCGAACTTCTGGCTCGGGCTGATGTTGATCCTGATATTCTCGCTGTATCTGGGTCTATTTCCCGTGTTGCCGCCGTCGAGACAGTCGCTCCTCTCCCCGGAGATGTTGTGGTACCTCATTCTGCCGGGTCTCACCATCGGAACCGCCTCGGCGGCGAGCATCATGCGCGTGATGCGAACGTCGATGACTGAGGAGCTGAACAAGGAGTACGTCACCGCCGCGCGGGCGAAGGGCCTGCCCGAACGAACGGTGATACTCAAACACGTACTGCGGAACTCCCTGATCTCGGTCGTCACGCTCGCGGCGACGCTCACGGCCTCTATCGTGGCCGGATCGGTCGTCGTAGAAGTCGTGTTCAACTGGCCGGGACTCGGACGGGAGTTCATCGATGCCATCAACCAGCGAGAGATCAACGTCGTCATGGCGATCACCCTGTTTACCGGGTTCTTCGTCATTCTCGCGAACCTCGTCGCCGACATCGTGTACGCGGCGCTCGACCCGAGGATCCGATATGACTGA
- the tpiA gene encoding triose-phosphate isomerase: MFILVNLKAYPCDPIEVATAARDVAEASGARIAVSPQAADIARVADTGVETWAQHVSPNAHGSHTGSTLAEAVADNGAEGTLINHSENRLKLADIDGSVRAAERGDLETIVCANNPAQVGAAAALGPDAVAVEPPELIGGDVSVATADPGIVEDAVAAAEAVDPAVDVFCGAGVSTGEDVATAGDLGAAGVLLASGVAKADDPESVLEDLVSGI; the protein is encoded by the coding sequence ATGTTCATTCTGGTGAACCTCAAGGCGTACCCGTGCGATCCGATCGAGGTAGCAACCGCGGCCCGCGACGTCGCCGAGGCGTCCGGCGCGCGGATCGCGGTCTCGCCGCAGGCGGCCGACATCGCTCGCGTCGCCGACACCGGCGTCGAGACGTGGGCGCAACACGTCTCGCCGAACGCGCACGGCTCGCACACCGGGTCGACGCTCGCGGAGGCCGTCGCCGACAACGGCGCGGAGGGGACGCTCATCAACCACTCCGAGAACCGCCTGAAGCTCGCGGATATCGACGGCTCCGTCCGTGCGGCCGAGCGCGGTGACCTCGAGACGATCGTCTGCGCGAACAACCCGGCGCAGGTCGGTGCCGCCGCCGCGCTCGGTCCCGACGCGGTCGCGGTCGAGCCGCCCGAACTCATCGGCGGCGACGTCTCCGTCGCCACCGCCGACCCGGGGATCGTCGAGGACGCGGTCGCGGCCGCCGAGGCCGTCGACCCCGCGGTCGACGTGTTCTGCGGGGCCGGCGTCTCGACCGGCGAGGACGTCGCCACCGCCGGCGACCTCGGGGCCGCCGGCGTCCTGCTCGCCTCCGGCGTCGCGAAGGCCGACGACCCGGAATCCGTCCTCGAAGACCTCGTCAGCGGGATCTGA
- a CDS encoding cupin domain-containing protein — MGYDTTAYDDVEPRAPGMYFLRDALDCENLGVTVVEADDGWEGMEHDHADADHEEVYVLLHGEATLTVDGDPVDLGPGDAVRVDPGSTRDLAFSADGSKMVIAGAP, encoded by the coding sequence ATGGGCTACGACACGACCGCCTACGACGACGTCGAACCGCGCGCGCCCGGCATGTACTTCCTCCGTGACGCGCTCGACTGCGAGAACCTCGGCGTCACCGTCGTCGAGGCCGACGACGGGTGGGAGGGGATGGAACACGACCACGCGGACGCCGACCACGAGGAGGTGTACGTGCTGCTCCACGGCGAGGCGACGCTCACGGTCGACGGCGACCCCGTCGACCTCGGTCCCGGCGACGCGGTGCGCGTCGACCCGGGGTCCACGCGCGACCTGGCCTTCTCCGCGGACGGCTCGAAGATGGTCATCGCCGGCGCGCCCTGA